From Cheilinus undulatus linkage group 15, ASM1832078v1, whole genome shotgun sequence:
CAGGTTTAAAGGTCACGtattatgcaaaacacactttttcaggcttttctaacaaaaatatgcaccCAAGAAAAAGAACCCCCCCCACCACCTctcaaaaaatgtctgctgaaacaagccgttctcagattttcccctcatgacgtCATATGGGGAGTAagctccgcccccaggttcatttggccctccccgcttgaaAGAAagctccgccctcctctcctgatccttgagaggaggatcaggagagtcacatccattaagccacatccatttcctgtgaggggcggagtcagacagctcattaacatttaaagccacagatacagaaacggcttgttctgagcagggctgaaacagaggagtttttagacatgcagaaatccaatactggagtgtttttttcagaaagaaacttcacaggcatgttttaggaaCCTCTGAGactaaaataaacttgtctAAAAGGGGtgtaaatatgtgacctttaaattttCTTCATGTCTCAGGTCTGCCACATTATTTGAAGAATTTAAGGTTtaaaaattgtctagtgtgtggccagccaaacagaaatgccttttttttgcagccttgcatttgctttatttttttatgttcaaaGGTTGGACCTTGGTATATATTTACTAGAAgaaacaacagttttttttttaaagatttatttttgggcattttgtgcccttatttgatagaggagaggacagtgaatagagtcggaaacagggaagagagcgggggagagacatgcggtaaagggcctcatgCCGAATTCGAACCccggccgcccgcgtacatggggcgcgcgccttatccattctgccacctaCGCACCAGAAACaactattttattttcagtcagcttATGTCACAGGAAATGACTCTGCATTGTTAACTGAAGTCAGGTTTAGTGACTTCTCATTATTGTCCATATCTCCTTGGTTTTCACCTTTTGACTCGCGtataaatgaacatttgtaTTCTGAGGTTTGAATTGTATTTCTATGATATCTACAGAAACACATGATTGGTGAAATGTAGTACATTTTAAAGGCCAAGATTACCGCAAAGTTTATAACTGCATCATcaagagcagtggttttcaaactttttttgcccccaaaaaacatggcaaaattgggcaaagaatggcaaaacaatgggttgaaattggcaaaaaattgttgaaagtgtcaaaatagtggcaaaattaggTCACAAAGGGCctaaaaggattaaatgttgtaaaaaggtggcaaaaattggttaaaagtgatgaaaaaacatggcaaaatgggcaaaaagtagcaaaacaatgggttgaaatcgGCAAAaccttgttgaaagtgtcaaaatagtagcaaaattgggttacaagtggcctaaagAGAttgaatgttgtaaaaaggtggaaaaaacagttaaaagtgataaaaaaagggcaaaattgggcaaaaattggcaaaaaggtggcataaatggattgaaagtgtccaaaaggtggcaaaacagatcacaagtggcagaaaagtggcaaaaaaggcttgaagttgtaaaaaggtggtaaaaaggggttaaaagggaTGGGAAAACATGGCAAGAATGGCCAAATAATAGTAAAATTTgcctaaaagtggcaaaagttgtttaaatgtggcaaaaagttccaaaaaagtggcaaaaatgggtcataagtagtaataagaagcggcaaaaatgaaaaaatagcagcaaaatggttgaagttgtcaaaagaggtggcaaaaatgggtagcaATGGGTGGCAATAATAGCTTTCCATGTTTTTCAGCTCAAaaaggtaactgttagccaaaATGCTTGccccaatgctactgatccaacacacacacacacacacacactgatatcattaataaatccctactggggaggtcccattctctgggggttttcaggggtccagatctgtgggcagacctgggtccagtacttgccataaagttgtagtaataagtTATTACTAATAACGTATTGTAGAAATTCCCACGACACACcgagacttgccttaaggcacactagtgcGCCTTGCCACACCATCTGGATCTAGAATAATCAGAGTGCAGACTGTTTTTGAGATTCCTGTCAAATATTTCCATTTGGTCGTATCGTTGgactttttacatatttttattaccaACCTGCATTTATGTCTTTGGCTGCTTTGGCAGCAGAAATCAGCtgttaaacacagacatgtcATGCTTTCAATAGGATCTGAAAATAGCTGTCAGAATATCAAGCTGACATTTGCGATTATATTGTATTTACTCTGtttattagatatttttatattCCACATCTCTGGCTCCAAGATGCACATCTCCAATATTCATACTTGTAGCTCTGTTTTGCTCAGTAACAACTCCAGAAATATCTGCATCCTTGGCAGCTAAATGCTCCACTATGTTCATCAGTAAGTCATCAGATTTGACTTCGTGTGCCTGAGGgcttcatttcttttttcttctttttgtattttaggCAAGTACGTGTACCAGCCCATGACCAACGTGTGCCAGCTGCCCAGCACAGCCGTGCCGCCCGCGGACACCGAGTACAGCAACACCATGgacctttctgtctctctggcCGAGCGCTTCCTGAAGCTCGCCCCCTGCTTCCAGTCGCCTCCTCACCTCGAATCGCCCAAGTACTGTGTCATCGCTGATCTCTTTGTGGACGACTACATCGTCAAACGCATCAACGGGAAGATGTGCTACGTACAGCGCCCCCCTCCTCCTTTACCAGAGCCTCCTAACGCTCCGACACCACCCCCGCCTGCTCCCGCTACACCTCAGAGGCCCCAGAATCCCACCGCTCAGCCTCGGCAACCTTCGAAGCCCGCGCCGCCAGCCCAGCACATGCCTGCACCTGCGCAGCAGGTGTACAGTGAACAGAAACACCAGTCTCCTGTGGATAAGGTCAAAGGCCCCAAAATGGACCACTGCTCCTCTCCTTCCAGCTCCGAGGACTCGGGCATCAACGCGCTGGGTCTGCACTACCTGGAGTCCTGCGAGGAGgaaagtgaggaggaggacgacGAGGAGCTGAGTATGGACGGGAACTCCAGCCCCGGGAGCCTCTGGGACCAGGACGAGTGTTCTTTGCTCTCCCCTTCCAAGTCTATGATAGAGATCATCGAAAAGATCGAAACAACTGTGTAACTGATGCAACATCCAAGAGGAAACGAGCAGCGAAAGGAGAATAATTTTACCGAGGACGAATCCTGCAGGTGGTGGAGGACTGTACATCTGCACTCTCACTCAGCCTCTCCTCTGCCCACCAACTCTGCATGGTGTGAATTTATAGGACTtacaagaggagagagaggaagcacAGGAATCAAAGCACACGCACAGAGGACCAAATAGACTTCTTGTACATGGTTACGACATGGTGACAAATCTGACATACAAAAGGAATCTATCACAGGCACATTTGCAAAGTAAAAGAGACTTTTTCTTCAGGCATACATTAACGGAGCTAAATTCTGTACAAACAAAGAGGCTATCGGAGCGTTCAGTGGTGATAATAAGCAGTTAGGAGATTCCTCGTGTTCTCCCGTCATCGATCCTGCAGTCAGGCTTTATTCTACTTTAACATTAAGTGGCCAATCAAGCTTGCCATTTCTTGCTCTCTGGCCGCCGGCTCCACCCACACCTATTAGTAATTCCGACACTTCAGCGTGACATCTACAAGGCCAGCTACCTCTCATGGGCCTAAAGCACATCAGCCTTTTTACCCGTTAATTACCCTGCTCCGAGCAGCAGGGACACGGCTGCTTTTATCACCTTAATACAAAAGAATCCAGGCCCACGGTTAGTCTGCACTTTAACACGGACACAGGTAGGTAGCTCAGTGTTTGACAATCAAGGATTACACAAAAGCACATTCCCATGCTGTACCTGCCAGTGAAGACCAAGGATGCTCTTATATAGCTTCTAAAACCATGTTTGGACTTGTTCTGACCAGCTTTTTAAATGGCGCTGCACTGAGTTACAGCGCAGCTCGAGGTTAAATGAGGCGTTTAGCAAAACATGACACCATGCGACCTCCATTAGCAGAAATTAAACAGCATGGACACGTCTCTGGCTGAGCTACAGTGACACTGTCACAGCAGGAACTTGTAGGACACCTAGCAAAGAGGGAGTCTTCCTTCTATATATAGATAGAAACCTATAGGAGTAAAAGCTGCATTGTTGACAGTGAAATGTTTTGTGTTGCCGGCTGAAAGGGGAGTCTGGGGAAGGTGTGCAGACTCGGATAGATTAGTGCGTCACAGTTACTTTGTGTGATGGGGCAGAAATGTCACCTGATGCACCTTTAAAAGGAGATTACAGTATGGATTAGGATGCTGAGTCGGTGTTGTGGTGTTGTGATGGACATGTTAGAAGAAAAGCACTCAAATACacaatattgccaaaagtattcgctcacctgccttgactctcatatgaacttaagtgacatcccattcttaatccatagggtttaatatgatgtgggtccaccctttgcagctataacagcttcaactcttctgagagggctttccacaaggtttaggagtgtgtttatgggaatttttgaccattcttccagaagtgtgAGGTCACgaactgatgttggatgagcatggaattgtccaaaatctcttggtatgctgaagcattcagagttcctttcactggaactaaggggccaagcccagctcctgaaaaacaagcccacaccataattcccccttcaccaaactttacacttggtacaatgcagtcagacaagtaccgttttcctggcaaccgccaaacccagactcatccatcagattgccagatggagaagtgcaattcgtcactccagagaaggcatctccactgctctagagtccagtggcggcgtgcttcacaccactgcatcccacgctttgcattgcgcttggtgatgtatggcttggatgcagctgctcggccatggaaacccattccatgaagctctctaccactgttctgagctaatctgaaggccacatgaagtttggaggtctgtagtagAGCCCGACTGGTTGATCGGCGGGCCGATTAATTGGGCCGATATAgcatatcacagattaatcaacatgggccaatatgtagccgatatattaacccttagagctcacgtgGCATGGATACGTACAGCAGGCAcatccctttataaatcacttggTAATGATTGAACCGTAAGTCGTGGGCACtgacattttctagtgagcctggaacttggctgactttctggtgtctctgaggacagtgttgtcctGTACAACAAtatgtgacacagtttataaaaacgctgataacttttgaactgtaagtcaTAGAAACTCACTCTTTTTTcactctgaaagctgaccattttgccgtaACTATGCCGTAAAGGACGCCATTGTAGCGAGTCCGGAACTTTGCTGACTTTTTagggtctttggagattaaatccacagcgttacatccgataataagcgtctttttatccatttttaatccatttttgatcatgtactttgacttacttcagtgggcagccatatttgtttgacatgcaaagcactgtgggagttgtagtcgaccAGTTGCATCTCTACCACTAAGAGGAGTAGAGACGCAGGAGTAgagaataaacaatgataaatgcaactgttaattcacatgtccaccattatctaataCAAGGctattatacagcgttttaacatcgtctaagttgcatctttgtgaaataaagataatataaatataagaatttgtgttcatgtacagtatatagcCTGTGTAtgtcaatgttcttatttcttGTATCGGCCGATATGTCGGTTATTGGCCAATATGACGGCTGATATATTGgatatctgcttttttttagcccccaatatcgttatcggccccaaaaatcccatatcgcTCGGGCTCTAGTCTGTagagattgactctgcagaaagttggcaacctctgcgcactatgcgcctcagtggctgagttgctgtggttcccaatggcttccattttgttataataccactgacagttgactgtggaatatttaggagccaggaaatttcaccactggacttgttgcacaggtggcatcctatcacagtaccacgctggaattcactgagctcctgagagcgagccattctttcacaaatgtttgtagaaacagtctgcatgcctaggtgcttgattttatacacctgtggccatggaagtgattggaacacctgatttacattatttggatgggtgagcaaatacttttggcaatatagtgtatgtcagCCAGCCCCTTTTAGTCAGTTAGAAAAATGAAGATGGGCTgggttatttttgtcttttttatgtttggGAAGTTTTCTGCCAAATCACTAAAATATTCACTGATATTGCTACAAGGCTAcactaaatgttaaaaaaaggaattttgCATGAGAAGTCCCATATGTCAGAAGCTAACTGAACAAATTTGGCTGTTCAAAGAGCGGACGAATTGTCCATCTGTCCGTGATTTTTACTCAGAGACAGCCCTCGACATTACACTGACCACAGTCCCTCCTAATgcagattaaaaatgtcttatgTTCTCATTATTGTTATATTATTTTCATATGAATAAATCTCAATGAAACATTTTCTCTCTCCAGTCTGTCCTTTGAAATGTGTGGGCAATCATGTTGTTCCTGCAAAGAGAAAGCTGAAACTTTCTttagaaaagcactcaaacTTCCTCCACCTGACACACAGATGACTAATGCTCCTAAGAGATTGGGTGGAATAGCAAAGTAGAGagatatcagctaaaattgaGTCATTACTTTTTCACTGTGGTTGTTTGTCTCAACTGAAATGTCTCGAGGATTGTTGTTTGCACATTCCCTCTTTTGCAGCAGAATATTATCCTAAAGCAGGAAGATCTAGGACCAAAGACCTCTGACTCTGAGCCATGTTTGAGGCCCTGCATGGAATGATAAACAAAACAAGTAAGGGACATGAGGCCAGCTTCTATTTGAGTTTGTATTGACTCTGAGATCTATGAGCGTCTCTCTCACCTTGTCTCCTCGCCCAGATTGATCTCCCTGCTTCTCTTGCATAGAGTCTTATTGATTATTTGTACTCTGCTAgtgcagaaaagaaaaaccaaGGCCACGATGAAATGCTAATCAGTTTATATAAATGTACATTCATTGTTCTGCTCGGTCATGAAGAGGAGTGTGCAGCAGACTGCTGCTGTAAAGCTGCATGACAATGCAGAGTGGgagacgagagagagagaggaaagcgGAGAAGACAAGAGAGGAGAATAAAAggggaggagagaaaaaaagtgggaGTGCATGGAGGGAGTGAAGCGcgagcagagcagaggaagtgcAATTAAAAGGATGATGATGCAAGCACATGTAAAGTCTTTGGAAGGACTGCGTGTATGCGTGCACTTCaacattctgaaattattttttttcccagagcTTCAGACAGATCTCATGAAGAGATAGATTGCTGTAACTGTTAATCCCTCGCAGCAAAGTCATTCAACTGGCAGGCACCTTGAGTCAGTCCAGAGctcctacacacacacacgcacacacacacacccacacacactagCTGGAAGATACACACCAAATCAAAAAACGCCCTTGTTCAAGGACTGCTTCACAAGCGGGGCTGGCACGGCACGAGTCACACAAGCTGAAGGGAGATGTTGTCAGTTGTACTTTCTCCTCTTGATGTGAGCACAAACACATTACCTTCCTAAGGAGAGCTCCTTTTAATTTAATAGAACAGCTTTTACTCTGCAGGGGCCACTTATTAAACCGACACAACCAAAATACTCCGAGGAAATTTCAGAGGCAAAATGACTGAATGGAGAACCAGCAGTGCTTCATCTGAGTCAGAGAAACATTATGAGGAATCAAATAAACACATCGTCTCTAATGGGGAGAGAcgctgcagacaacaactgctgCCCTGCTTCTTCATCctcactgtggagcacagtggtggcagcatcatgctgtggggatgcttctcagcagttgacccggaaaggcttgtaaaggtagagggtaggATAAATagggcaaaatacaggaaaatcctggaggacaatcttattcagtctgcaagagaacttaACCtgacagatggatttgtttcacacatccatctggtaaaccagaGCCATTCAGTTAGTTCAGAATAGGggccatttcctgaaaaagcATCCAAATGAAGGGCCTGAACAATATTACATGACGCTGTGAACAAAAATTTTGCCCACTTCctaattttttatatttaatatttaatttttatttaataattaatttttgaattttattgattaattatttatttattttttaaatattctttactattgggagatagggctaatggtagaggtctgcgctgttaccactttacaccaggagatggcggacatgagtaacttcaatcccagcagcattttgggcgtgtttctattcaaagttttggagtttatagagtttgaaagacgcatgcccggtcaaggagacgagtcagagcataacagagagaaagacagcgaattgtagcgagaatactcacaatgctgggaggaatagaggaatattcaccctctgccatgacttccagtcatccagtgaggccatgggtgagactgtcagtgcatctgttggcaccggcaggcaatgcttccaccatgacagtccacccgtagcaaagccaatgctttgcctcaccgtgtttccaccccaccagggagggagtcatcagcgaatgctgtggtgggggcacatggggatggatccaggaattctttaaaggattcttcactactgggagatagagctaatggcagaggtctgcactccctgagtgcttttctagttttttttttctgcaagccagtaaacaatggcagccagtTAATTGAGCTAatattagcttggatgtagctgtagcggtagttttaccagaactggacgacatttattcattaaaagaagagcactgaaagctttattggtggaaaagatgtttttgctttagTTTGATTCATGAATTGGCTTCACTGAAAATGTCAAGCTCATGTTATTTAGTTTAGTCCTCACCAACACACCGTGTTTCCTTGCTCTGATCAGCCCATAATGATGATCCAGTCCAGTGGATGGAGGTTTTGATGAATGGTTCTGCTCTTCCCAAACACCGActgtttcccagatggatgtgaaataatTGCCATGAAATGAATATTTGAAACCGTTGCTGGCATGTCAAGTTAGGAAACGCTATTTCCATCTAATTTTGTGCCAGTGAGGCTTCCTGGAGCCAGCCTCAAACGGACGACTgcactttttattgatttttgcatttctgcattGGCCTCAAAAACAGTTTTCCAAACTTTGAAGCCATTTAACTTGATGCCGAAGGGAAATTTAAGGGTTAATATAGTTTAGAATCCAACATCATAAAAATCCATATCAGCTTCCTTCAGGGGACCAGCACAATATTGCAGGCAGCTTCCTCATATAGCCGCTCCCTAATCTGTGACATTCAGAGCCCAACTTCACAGCAGCACTCTATTTCAAAAGGGCCATTTATATGTCCAATTTACAGCATAATGTCCCAGCGATTGGCCTGATGCAGGCGGCTGGCAGGTAGCGGGGGAACCCACCAGCGGGCCGCTGATAAACAATCAGACACATGGCTTTGGTTTGGCAGTGCTCGATGGGTGATGGGTTTCTGATAAGCTCTATAAACGCCACAGTGTCACCTGGAGTGCAGCTCTGCTCTCCCTGCCTGTAAAAtattcattactttttttccGTCACTGTCTGCCCTCGTCTTTGAAATGAATTGAGagcacttttttcctcttagaCATGGAGAGAGACTGTTCTTGCAAACTCCAGACAACAGCTTTAGTGAGTTTTAATGCTGGTAGACCAGGCTGTGTTGGAAAGTATTAGCTTTTGTTGCTTAAAGCTACTTGATGATTCATCCTTTCACCACTCATGTGAAAAGCCTCTGAGTGCTTTTTGGGGACGGTAAAACGACTCACATGGTACCTTAATGTGATTAGTTGGCTTTGTTGCTGTGGATTAGTCTGCATTAGATGATGATTCAATAGTTGGAGGAAACACGGGATGGATGATTGCATTTGCACATTAAATTTACAACACTTTCAAGTTTAGAGCAGGGGGATTAATTTATACCACCCATCTTTATCAATTATCAtgcattttttactttaagatTTGCACCATCATTTTCAGCTCATCctcttttttgcagttttaaggTTTTTGATGGAGTCCATTAGCAGAGCAGTTGTTTGTGCTCTGACAGTCTGAATCCATCTTAATCACATCAGAGAGTCACAGGAAGCTGATGCCTGTTTACTTTCAACTTTAGGGTAAGTCAATATGGCCGCCTCACCCACTGTCTGCTTTCTTTTCTGTGCTTTTGATTTTATGAAACTGCAAAAATTAACCAGTGCTGTTACAAACGGGCTGCTACACTCTAGGGTTTGTGGGAAAACAAGATTAATGTGCACGCCTGttttgattttctctttttgaagccGTACAAAAGAAGGGATTTATTTCAAAAGGAGTGCATGAAACACATTTTCCTCCACATCAAAGGACCGTATTCTTGTGTTTCAACTAGGTCTGGgctcgcaaattagattaaatcacaatacagcatgctgcaatttccaaatcacagaaggtgcaatatttcgttaaccctcaggcatcactcgggacattttttgtccatttgggcaaatttttcctctttctctgctcaccattttggctgtgttagtgcattTGGTcttattttttacaataaatttTCTTCCTTggcaaatttttgaattcaaatttcaattgcaGGTCAGGGGGACACTGCAAGACAAATTTACTAccttttaaagccattaaggacaaaaatgtccacttccaaaaaactgctataaaaacttaacaatTCAAGtgataatcaaactggcatttaaagggttaaaatcttgatatttattgaatatttggtagatttgagcaggtctgaagttgttaaagagatttatgaaaaaaaaggagaaaaaatattgatgtatgctgatttaatggcagtttttttgtacatgtacatttttgcctcgaaggtgtccagagcgTGCCcgaatgttaaagctggcactacataaaaaatgcaaatgcaatcaaatcagttttgttgctaatctttgacccatccaagactctcatcagcaccaaagccccttctctctactatttattatatgaaaaataatccactttttctgtttttttagtacaaaataaaatatttcaaaggatctaactggcatttaaagggttaaaatcttgaaaattatttaatatttggtaGATTTgggcaggtctgaagttgttagagatttatgaaaaaaaaaggagaaaaaaatattggcgtatgctgatttaatggcagtttttctgtacgtgtacatttttgcctcggtGTCCTAAAGGttgtaaatttgaggagggcacaagggttaaatgtatgatgagtgttcctaACTGAATGAAGATTGATTTATTAtctgtatttattgaaaaataaataagatgagGATCTTaataataatcgcatattaaactGCAAtcttgggggaaaaaaacacaagtggaATTTTTGCAAACagttcagccctagttaaaGCTTTAGATAtggaacattttattcacatatCAAACATGATGAAAAGAGAGTCGTTTCTGCGAGGACACAAGGCCGCTGTAGAGAGACCGTGTTCACCACTCAAAGGTCAGAAAAGCTTCAACCACTCCAGGAATTCATCACAAAGCTGGTGGTCTGAGTGTCCGTCAAGGACTTGGGCTCATTTGAACTCAGATAACATGCATATTAAGTTTAAATTATGTCAACTGGAGGTCTCCCACTCTGGAGAAACTCTGCATTCAGGAAATGATGGATTTGACAACATAAAGCTGGAATACAGTTCAACTCCTCTCTGGTACTATCAGTCCACATCCATGACTGATGTCACTCctctcccacaatgctttggaCAGATGTGACTCTCATCTGTGGGAGTATTTCATAAGACTGCCACTCAAATATTGCATTGTCCTTCTCTATTTAATACTTTGAAAAGGTTTGCCcaaaatagagagagagagagaactagGCCAGCAATGGACCCAGATTGCTTCTAGCAGATatgtctgaaaaaaatatgGGACATAAGCTTTCTAAGTCTAAATGCTCGCTGCCTGTCAACCATGAAAAAACCCCCAACAGTGGTTTCAGGGGAATTACTGCATTATGAGATCTGAGCTATTATTGTGCCCCAGGATTAGCTCTGTAGATCTGTGAATACATGTGGACATCTGAGAAGAAAATGTCCTCGAGAGCACATCACATTTCCACCgaagtacaaaaataaaagtttacaaACTTATGCAGAGTCCTGTTCAAAGTCTCTGAAATGTCAGGGTGTGTAAAAATCTGTGgtagcacacacacacacgataACTGGTCCTACCTGAGGCTCCATTATTACTGCAACATATAAAACTATTCTTAGTCTTCATCTTCTCCCTTAGCTTTAAGATAAGTACATGCAAGCTTCTGTTCATTTATAAAGCCCGTATCAGTTACGGTAAGACAATATGACAGGGGTCATCAAGGACacctgcacaagggccagatttagtcttgacagagtctctgggggccggacttccaaataaagaaaaattaaatcaatattttgttctgattaacattattttactagAATTTTCTTTCAGGACATTTTtgggcattaccagtgagatctatcctgcCATAGACCCACAGAGTCGGCTGCTGGAaatcccagagactggaccctcaacaattatgatttagcaccaatatgaactcatgtttcacacttttcactactGCACTGCTTCATGCTgctatttctgcaacattttgccacctttaacccatttttgccacttcttgctatttt
This genomic window contains:
- the zgc:162707 gene encoding UPF0524 protein C3orf70 homolog B, whose amino-acid sequence is MATSGAQKCPKSEKLDEAQALAKSCAGRPDFLPCDGLSICATHSHGKCFKLHWCCHLGWCHCKYVYQPMTNVCQLPSTAVPPADTEYSNTMDLSVSLAERFLKLAPCFQSPPHLESPKYCVIADLFVDDYIVKRINGKMCYVQRPPPPLPEPPNAPTPPPPAPATPQRPQNPTAQPRQPSKPAPPAQHMPAPAQQVYSEQKHQSPVDKVKGPKMDHCSSPSSSEDSGINALGLHYLESCEEESEEEDDEELSMDGNSSPGSLWDQDECSLLSPSKSMIEIIEKIETTV